One window of the Mycobacterium xenopi genome contains the following:
- a CDS encoding ABC transporter substrate-binding protein, producing the protein MSANTFGRRALLRGGALLGAAAVLAWPQACSGDDGALTFFFAANPEEADARMRVIDAFARQHPDIKVRTLLSGPGAMQQIATFCAGGKCPDVLMAWEMTYAELADRGVLLDLNTMLAQDKDFAAQLKADSIPSLYDTFTFNGGQYALPEQWSGNYLFYNRRLFADAGVPPPPRNWEQPWSFAQFLETARALTKRDGSGRATQWGFVDTWAPPYSAGLFAMNNGAPWCSPRRNPTHVNFDNDAFIEGVQFYADLATKHRVAPTVTEQQSMSTMDLFSVGKAAMALGGHWRYQTFDRAEGLDFDVTILPTGPKGQGAHSNIGTTGLAIAASSPRTEQAWEFVKFAAGPVGQALIGESRLFVPVLRSAIDSGGFAKAHSRLRNLAVLTGGPAHSEGLPISPAWEKVNALIDRNFGPVLRGARPATSLTGLTGAVEEVLRKP; encoded by the coding sequence ATGAGTGCTAACACGTTCGGACGGCGGGCGCTCTTGCGCGGCGGCGCGCTGCTCGGTGCGGCAGCAGTGCTGGCGTGGCCGCAAGCATGCAGCGGCGACGACGGGGCACTGACGTTCTTCTTCGCCGCCAACCCGGAGGAGGCCGATGCCAGGATGCGGGTCATCGACGCGTTTGCGCGCCAGCATCCCGACATCAAGGTTCGCACGCTGCTGTCCGGGCCCGGAGCGATGCAGCAAATCGCAACGTTTTGCGCCGGCGGCAAGTGCCCGGACGTGCTGATGGCCTGGGAGATGACGTACGCCGAGCTGGCCGACCGCGGCGTGTTGCTGGACCTCAATACCATGCTGGCACAAGACAAAGACTTCGCCGCGCAGCTCAAGGCGGACAGCATCCCGTCGTTGTACGACACCTTCACATTCAATGGCGGACAGTACGCTCTCCCCGAGCAGTGGTCGGGGAATTACTTGTTTTACAACCGGCGACTCTTCGCTGACGCCGGCGTGCCGCCACCTCCGCGAAACTGGGAACAGCCGTGGAGCTTTGCTCAATTTCTGGAGACCGCGAGGGCGCTCACCAAGCGCGACGGCTCGGGACGGGCCACCCAGTGGGGATTCGTCGACACATGGGCCCCCCCGTACTCGGCTGGGCTCTTCGCGATGAACAACGGCGCGCCGTGGTGTAGCCCGCGCAGGAACCCTACCCACGTCAACTTCGACAACGACGCGTTCATCGAAGGCGTCCAGTTTTATGCCGACCTCGCCACCAAGCACAGGGTGGCACCGACCGTCACCGAGCAGCAGTCGATGTCAACGATGGATCTGTTCTCCGTGGGGAAGGCCGCGATGGCGCTGGGCGGGCACTGGCGATACCAGACCTTCGACCGGGCCGAAGGGCTGGACTTCGACGTCACAATATTGCCGACCGGTCCCAAAGGCCAAGGCGCCCACTCGAACATCGGCACCACCGGTCTTGCCATCGCGGCCAGCAGTCCCCGCACAGAACAAGCTTGGGAATTCGTGAAATTCGCCGCCGGCCCGGTAGGACAGGCCCTCATCGGCGAATCCCGCTTATTTGTGCCGGTACTGCGATCGGCGATCGACTCGGGCGGATTCGCGAAGGCACATAGCAGGCTGCGCAACCTCGCCGTGCTCACCGGCGGGCCCGCCCATTCGGAAGGTCTGCCCATCAGTCCGGCGTGGGAGAAAGTCAACGCTCTCATCGACCGCAATTTCGGGCCGGTACTGCGCGGCGCTCGACCGGCGACCTCGCTGACCGGGCTGACCGGTGCTGTTGAGGAAGTGCTGCGCAAACCATGA